A portion of the Mytilus galloprovincialis chromosome 12, xbMytGall1.hap1.1, whole genome shotgun sequence genome contains these proteins:
- the LOC143054381 gene encoding uncharacterized protein LOC143054381 — translation MEQRKRNTFGKFSRSKSADKKSSRSDYFKWLNDGRKLEDSPQVGLRNDHGNYVYEYLDVGAEAELEGDNTSDVSKSWTIGRRIVEWNILSEGMYCCTCKCPLHLSDIVGERLFGLGGLLMVDCKLCHTVTDVHFGKRGPSGSYDINTKASIGMIHAGMGQTHLQNFLAECNLPSITESTLRKKEKELSGQIKNVTIQSCNMAQREEKSLSTNGNIEASFDGGWQKRGSGWNYNSNTGHATFIGKETGKVLSFDLRSKTCKICEFHQNKKETVPEHECHLNWHGSSKSMEADMAVAMAHRLKDDECEINVIHADNDASTTARLEVEFGNIQKNDDQNHVKKGLSTSLYNISKSYKELQKDETKQYILRCFMYAIKGGDNEDDIKIGLQRIVPHIFGSHENCKDADWCSYHQNPEKFMYKSLPNGKPLKSEGLKVELNNLVTKMIGRSNSLNDLGSTQSNESFNQLVSVKAPKSRHYGGSCSLQNRLSAAVLQKNEGYGYLSKINEAANLSPGEFTMAISAVRDQKMEKRKEKKNSKEYKVDRIQKKRNRNTNERKHLVREGKTYGSQMEFDQQQDPELTTEIPLPFYLDGTECKVFFDLETTGLGRNSDIIQIAAKSYSNSFNRYVIPRVDIQIEASKITGITYSHGTNKMYVRGQ, via the exons ATGGAACAGCGTAAACGTAATACGTTTGGTAAATTTTCAAGATCTAAATCTGCCGATAAGAAATCGAGTCGTTCAGATTACTTCAAATGGTTAAATGATGGCAGGAAATTGGAAGATTCTCCGCAAGTCGGCTTGCGTAATGATCATGGCAATTACGTATACGAGTATCTTGATGTTGGGGCCGAGGCTGAATTGGAAGGTGATAACACGTCTGATGTATCAAAATCTTGGACAATTGGGAGAAGAATTGTAGAGTGGAATATCCTGTCGGAAGGAATGTATTGCTGTACTTGCAAGTGTCCACTTCACCTGTCAGATATTGTAGGAGAACGATTGTTTGGACTAGGTGGTCTACTGATGGTAGATTGTAAACTGTGTCATACTGTTACTGATGTGCATTTTGGGAAGAGAGGACCATCTGGAAGTTATGACATCAACACAAAAGCTTCCATAG GAATGATACATGCAGGGATGGGCCAAACTCATCTGCAGAACTTTCTAGCAGAATGTAACCTGCCATCCATTACAGAGAGCACATTAAGGAAAAAAGAGAAAGAATTAAGTGgacaaattaaaaatgtaacaATCCAGTCCTGCAATATGGCACAAAGAGAGGAAAAGTCACTCAGCACTAATGGCAAT ATTGAAGCAAGTTTTGATGGTGGCTGGCAAAAGAGAGGCTCTGGTTGGAATTATAATAGTAATACAG GACATGCAACTTTTATTGGAAAGGAGACAGGAAAGGTGCTGTCATTCGATTTAAGAAGCAAGACATGTAAGATTTGTGAGTtccatcaaaacaaaaaagagaCAGTTCCGGAGCATGAGTGCCATCTGAATTGGCATGGGTCTAGTAAATCCATGGAGGCAGATATGGCGGTGGCAATGGCCCACAGATTAAAGGATGATGAATGTGAAATTAATG TCATACATGCTGATAATGATGCTTCAACAACAGCAAGACTTGAAGTTGAGTTTGGAAACATACAGAAAAACGATGACCAGAACCATGTGAAAAAAGGGTTATCAACAAGCttgtataatatttcaaagag TTACAAAGAATTGCAAAAGgatgaaacaaaacaatatatattgaggtgctttatgtatgccattaAGGGAGGTGACAATGAAGATGACATTAAGATTGGGCTGCAAAGAATTGTACCACATATTTTTGGATCACATGAAAATTGTAAAGATGCTGACTGGTGTAGCTATCATCAAAATCCAGAAAAATTTAT GTATAAAAGTTTACCAAATGGGAAACCACTCAAGTCTGAGGGATTAAAGGTTGAATTGAATAATTTAGTGACAAAAATGATTGGTAGGAGTAATTCTTTAAATGATCTTGGATCTACACAGTCAAATGAAAGCTTTAACCAGCTTGTATCTGTAAAGGCACCTAAATCAAG ACATTATGGTGGATCATGCTCACTTCAGAATAGGCTATCTGCAGCTGTGCTTCAGAAAAATGAAGGATATGGCTACTTATCCAAG ATCAATGAAGCAGCAAACCTCTCTCCAGGAGAATTTACGATGGCAATTTCGGCTGTAAGAGatcaaaaaatggaaaaacggaaagaaaagaaaaattcaaaggAATACAAAGTCGACCGTATACAAAAGAAAAGGAACCGCAATACAAATGAGCGTAAACATCTTGTAAGAGAAGGTAAAACCTATGGATCTCAAATGGAGTTTGATCAACAACAGGACCCTGAGCTTACCACAGAAATTCCACTTCCCTTTTATCTTGATGGCACTGAATGCAAAGTTTTTTTTGATTTAGAAACAACAGGCTTGGGAAGGAATAGCGACATCATTCAAATAGCAGCTAAGTCATATTCAAATAGTTTTAATAGGTATGTCATTCCAAGAGTGGACATTCAAATTGAGGCCAGTAAGATAACTGGTATAACTTACAGCCATGGAACGAATAAGATGTATGTTCGAGGACAATAG